One Klebsiella electrica genomic window, ATTTATTAGCGTGGTTTTTATGGTTTTTATTGCACGCCAGAGGGGAATACTGCGACGTGCCTCTTCGCGAGGTCTCGTCACCGCTGACCACCGCGGGCTCCGGCGGATTGACCGACCGTCCGCGATACGCTCAGGCGCAATAAGCGGCCTGCCGTGGTGTCTTGATAAATCATCGCCAGTAGATGATTCTGGTTTCTCATCGCCTGCGGCAACGTTCACCCCGTTGCCGCCTAACCCATATCGGCGCCGGGAATATGTTACCGTGCCGGTAGCGCAGAGACGTTGCACACGACTTATGAAGGTTTCCTTTCAATTTAAGCTGTTTATTTCGCTGGTCGCCTTTTTCTCCGTATTATTCGCGCTGCTGGGCGTCTATTACTACATCGATGCCAGTCATCAGCTTTATCAGGAAATGAGTACCCGCGCCAAAATACAGGCTGAAGAGATCGCGCTGATGCCGGATTTACGCCAGCAGGTTATTGCGAAAGACCGGCAGCCGCTAACGTCATTGATGCAAAAAATCGCCGCCCGCAGCGACGCGAGCTTTATTGTTATTGGCGACGCGCAGGGGGTGCATCTGTTTCATTCCGTCCACCCGGAGTGGGTCGGTACCCGGCTGGTGGGCGGTGATAATCAGGCGGTGCTGGAAGGGAAAAGCGTCACCACCATCCGTAAAGGCGGGCTTGGGGTGTCGCTGCGCAGCAAGGCGCCCATCGTCGACGCCACCGGCCGGGTTGTGGGCATCGTCTCCGTGGGTTACCTGACCAGTTATCTCGATAGCATCACGCTGACAAAGGTCATCAATATCTTCGCCGCCGCCGTGCTACTGCTGATCGCGCTGTTTATTTTCTCCTGGTATTTTACCCGCAGCATAAAAAAACAAATTTTTTCGCTGGAACCGCGAGAAATCGGCCTGCTGGTACGCCAACAAAAGGCGATGATGGAATCGATCTATGAGGGCGTTATCGTTATCGATCGCCAGCGGCGTATCGAGGTGATCAATCACGCCGCACGCAGCCTGCTGGGACTGAGCAAGCCCGCGCGGCTGCTACGCGGCCAGTCGATCGACAGCGTCATCGCCCCGCAACCTTTTTTCGCCAGCGATGAAATGCTGGAAAACGACACTCACGATGAGCTGTGCCGCTTCAACCAGCTGACCGTCCTCGCCAGCCGGGTGCGCATCATGCTGGAGGAGTCGCTGCAGGGCTGGGTGATTACTTTCCGCGATCGTGATGAAATCAACTCCCTCAGCGCCCAGCTAAGCCAGGTTAAACGCTATGTTGATAACCTGCGCATCATGCGCCATGAACAGCTGAACCGAATGACCACGCTCTCCGGTCTGCTGCATATGGGGCACTATGACGAAGCGATTCGCTATATTCAGGCGCAGTCGGAACATGCGCAGGAGCTGCTGGACTTTATCTCTTCCCGGTTCAGCTCGCCGACGCTCTGCGGCCTGCTGCTGGGTAAGGCTGCCCGCGCCCGCGAAAAAGGGGTGGCGCTCAGCTTTGACCCCGCCTGTCAGCTCGACCGGCCGCTGTCTGCCTTAATTGAACCGGAGCTGATTTCGATTATCGGCAACCTGCTGGATAACGCCATTGAAGCCACGCAGCGTGCCGAACTGCCGCACGAGCCGGTGGAAGTGCTGATTCAACTGAATGCCCGCGAGCTGATGATTGAAGTTGCCGACCGTGGCATCGGTATTGACCCGGCTATCCGCGATCATATCTTTGAACGCGGCATTACCACCAAAACCCGTGGCGATCACGGTATCGGCCTGTATCTTATTGAACATTATGTGACACAGGCTGGCGGCACCATTGAAGTCGCCGATAACTCACCGCGCGGCGCGATCTTTACGCTGTTTATCCCCGCCGACGGCCCTGTTCATCCCCGACACGAGGCGAACTATGCATCATGATCTGGTCGATGTGTTGATCATCGAAGATGAAAGCGAGCTGGCGAGGCTGCATGCCGAGCTGATTCAGAAGCATCCGCGTATGCGGCTGACGGGCATGGCCGCCTCCCTCTCCCAGGCGCGGCAGATGCTCAATAGCCAACCGCCGCAGCTGATACTGCTCGATAACTATTTACCCGACGGCAAAGGGGTCACATTGATGACCGACCCGATTCTGGCAGAGGCCAACTGCTCGGTGATTTTTATTACCGCCGCCAGCGATATGGAAACCTGTAGCCAGGCGATCCGCAACGGCGCCTTCGACTACATCCTTAAACCCGTCTCCTGGAAACGTCTGAGCCAGTCGCTGGAGCGTTTCGTGCAGTTTTACGATCAGCAGCGAGAATGGAAAATCGTCGATCAGCAAAACGTTGATTCGCTGTACCAGTTGCAGGCGAAGAACTATCGCGCCGATAGCGGCGGCAGTAAGGGGATCGAGGAGAAAACGCTGGCGTTGGTGCAAAATCTGTTCAGCGGGCGGGAAAAGCACAGTTTTTCCGTGGATGAGGTGGTAAACGACGCCGGGTTAAGTAAAACCACCGCCCGCCGTTACCTGGAGCACTGTGTGGAAATCGGTTATCTCGAAGTGGAGATGTTGTACGGAAAGATTGGTCACCCGCGCCGGATGTACCGACGCGCTCAAAGCACATCATGAGGTCTCTCCCGCCGGGGAGAGACCTGCGGCTCAGAACCCGCGCTGCTCTTTGATAAGCTCCCAGGCTTTCTGAATATCCTGGGCTTTCTGCTTCGCCATCTCCATCATTTCAGGCGGCAACCCTTTTGCCACCAGCTTATCCGGATGGTGTTCGCTCATCAGCTTGCGATAGGCGCGCTTCACGGTCGCGGCATCATCGGTAGGCTTCACGCCCAGCACGTTGCATGCATCCTCCAGCGTTGGCCCGCGCTGCGCCTGCTGCCAGCCGGCATTTCCGCCGCTCTGGCCATACGAACCCTGCTGAGAACCGCCGCCGAACTGAGCGCCGCCCTGCATCATGCGCAGGAACTGCTCGAACTGCGCGCGGGAAATCCCCAGTTCATCGGCAATCACAAACAGAACTTCACGTTCATTAGGATGTAATTCGCCATCGGCGAAGGCCGTCTGCAGCTGAATTTCCAGAAACATCCGAATCAAATCGAAGCGTCCGAAACAGACGCTGCGCAGCTGGCGCATTTTCTCGCGCAGCGGATAATCATCTGATTTCCCTACGCGAAAGGCCTGCTGTGCCGCCGTGCGCGACTCGCCATGCAAATTCATGCGATCCATCAGGATGTTGGCGACATGAATGTCGGCTTCGGTGACGCGACCTTTGGATTTGGTTAAATGACCCATCACCTCAAAGGTGGTGGAGAAAAACAGCGACTGCCGCTCCTGCTGGTTGGCAAACACATTGATACGGCGGCTTCGCGCCCGGTCAAATATATGGCCGACCAGCAGGCCCAGCACCAGTCCCCAAAAGCCTGCGCCCATCATCAGCGCGACCGCAACCCCAATTATTTTTCCCAAATACTGCATAGACTCCCCAATCTTTCCGCCGCCAGTTAAGCTATATATGACCGCACGTTACAAAGCGCTGACGCTTCGGTCAATTGTGGGACATAGCCTATATTTTGCTTTATCATACTCGTCATTCTACACGGTGCCTAACGCTCGGGATTCAAACCGGCAGGATTAACACTAGCGCGATGAAGATGAGTACGTTAGGCTCTGACCGTTTGCAAGCCGCTGCCACAAGATGACGGAACAACAAATACAACGTATGAAAAAACGTATTCCCAGCCTCCTGGCCACCATGATCGCCAGCGCCTTGTATAGCCAACAAGGCCTCGCCGCCGATCTCGCCACGCAATGTATGCTTGGCGTACCAAGCTATAATCGTCCCCTCGTTGAAGGCCAGACTAACGAGCTGCCGGTGACGATCAATGCCGATCATGCGAAGGGCAATTATCCTGATAACGCCGTCTTTACCGGTAATGTTGATATTAACCAGGGTAATAGTCGTCTCCAGGCGGATGAGGTCCAGCTTCATCAGCAGCAGGCTGCTGGCCAGCCTCAGCCCGTGCGCACGGTTGACGCGCTCGGCAACGTTCACTATGACGATAATCAGGTTATCCTGAAAGGTCCGAAAGGCTGGGCAAACCTCAACACTAAAGACACCAACGTCTGGCAGGGTGATTACCAGATGGTCGGTCGTCAGGGCCGCGGTACCGCCGACCTGATGAAACAGCGCGGCGAAAACCGCTACACCATTCTGGAAAACGGCAGCTTTACCTCCTGTCTGCCGGGTTCTGACACCTGGAGCGTCGTCGGTAGCGAAGTTATCCACGACCGCGAAGAGCAGGTGGCGGAAATCTGGAACGCCCGTTTCAAACTCGGTTCGGTCCCTGTTTTTTATAGTCCCTACCTGCAGCTGCCGGTGGGCGACAAACGCCGTTCTGGCTTCCTCATTCCGAACGCCAAATACAGCACCAAGAACGGCGTCGAGTTTTCACTGCCGTACTACTGGAATATCGCGCCGAACTTTGACGCCACCCTGACGCCGCACTATATGAGCGAGCGCGGCGGCGTAATGTGGGAAAACGAATTCCGCTATCTGACCAAAGCCGGTATGGGCCTGTTCGAGTTTGACTACCTGCCGTCGGATAAAGTCTACCAGGACGACCACTCCAGCGACAGCAACAGCCGCCGCTGGTTGTTCTACTGGAACCACTCTGGCGTGATTGACCAGGTATGGCGCCTTAACGCCGACTACACCAAGGTCAGCGATCCAAACTACTTTAACGATTTCAGCTCGAAATACGGCTCCAGTACCGACGGCTACGCCACGCAGAAATTCAGCGCGGGCTACGTCAACCAGAACTTCGACGCGACCGTGTCGACCAAACAGTTCCAGGTCTTCAACCGTGAGTCGAGTAATTCCTACGCCGCTCAGCCGCAGCTGGATGTCAACTATTACCAGAATGATGTCGGTCCGTTCGATACTCATCTCTATGGTCAGGCGGTGCATTTCGTCAACACCAACGGCAACATGCCGGAAGCCACGCGTGTTCACTTCGAACCGACGATCAACCTGCCGCTGTCTAACG contains:
- a CDS encoding response regulator is translated as MHHDLVDVLIIEDESELARLHAELIQKHPRMRLTGMAASLSQARQMLNSQPPQLILLDNYLPDGKGVTLMTDPILAEANCSVIFITAASDMETCSQAIRNGAFDYILKPVSWKRLSQSLERFVQFYDQQREWKIVDQQNVDSLYQLQAKNYRADSGGSKGIEEKTLALVQNLFSGREKHSFSVDEVVNDAGLSKTTARRYLEHCVEIGYLEVEMLYGKIGHPRRMYRRAQSTS
- a CDS encoding ATP-binding protein, with product MKVSFQFKLFISLVAFFSVLFALLGVYYYIDASHQLYQEMSTRAKIQAEEIALMPDLRQQVIAKDRQPLTSLMQKIAARSDASFIVIGDAQGVHLFHSVHPEWVGTRLVGGDNQAVLEGKSVTTIRKGGLGVSLRSKAPIVDATGRVVGIVSVGYLTSYLDSITLTKVINIFAAAVLLLIALFIFSWYFTRSIKKQIFSLEPREIGLLVRQQKAMMESIYEGVIVIDRQRRIEVINHAARSLLGLSKPARLLRGQSIDSVIAPQPFFASDEMLENDTHDELCRFNQLTVLASRVRIMLEESLQGWVITFRDRDEINSLSAQLSQVKRYVDNLRIMRHEQLNRMTTLSGLLHMGHYDEAIRYIQAQSEHAQELLDFISSRFSSPTLCGLLLGKAARAREKGVALSFDPACQLDRPLSALIEPELISIIGNLLDNAIEATQRAELPHEPVEVLIQLNARELMIEVADRGIGIDPAIRDHIFERGITTKTRGDHGIGLYLIEHYVTQAGGTIEVADNSPRGAIFTLFIPADGPVHPRHEANYAS
- the djlA gene encoding co-chaperone DjlA, with product MQYLGKIIGVAVALMMGAGFWGLVLGLLVGHIFDRARSRRINVFANQQERQSLFFSTTFEVMGHLTKSKGRVTEADIHVANILMDRMNLHGESRTAAQQAFRVGKSDDYPLREKMRQLRSVCFGRFDLIRMFLEIQLQTAFADGELHPNEREVLFVIADELGISRAQFEQFLRMMQGGAQFGGGSQQGSYGQSGGNAGWQQAQRGPTLEDACNVLGVKPTDDAATVKRAYRKLMSEHHPDKLVAKGLPPEMMEMAKQKAQDIQKAWELIKEQRGF
- the lptD gene encoding LPS assembly protein LptD produces the protein MKKRIPSLLATMIASALYSQQGLAADLATQCMLGVPSYNRPLVEGQTNELPVTINADHAKGNYPDNAVFTGNVDINQGNSRLQADEVQLHQQQAAGQPQPVRTVDALGNVHYDDNQVILKGPKGWANLNTKDTNVWQGDYQMVGRQGRGTADLMKQRGENRYTILENGSFTSCLPGSDTWSVVGSEVIHDREEQVAEIWNARFKLGSVPVFYSPYLQLPVGDKRRSGFLIPNAKYSTKNGVEFSLPYYWNIAPNFDATLTPHYMSERGGVMWENEFRYLTKAGMGLFEFDYLPSDKVYQDDHSSDSNSRRWLFYWNHSGVIDQVWRLNADYTKVSDPNYFNDFSSKYGSSTDGYATQKFSAGYVNQNFDATVSTKQFQVFNRESSNSYAAQPQLDVNYYQNDVGPFDTHLYGQAVHFVNTNGNMPEATRVHFEPTINLPLSNGWGSINTEARLLATHYQQSNLDDYNAANNTNYKESVNRVMPQFKVDGKMVFERDMQEGFTQTLEPRMQYLYIPYRDQSQIGSYDSTLLQSDYSGLFRDRSYSGLDRIASANQVTTGVTSRVYDSAAVERFNISVGQIYYFTESRTGDDNINWENNNTTGSLVWAGDTYWRIADNWGLRGGIQYDTRLANVATGNGTVEYRRDENRLIQLNYRYASPEYIQATLPSYSTAEQYKNGISQVGMAASWPIVDRWSVVGAYYFDTNTKKSANQMLGVQYNSCCYAIRLGYERKINGWTNNGNGSGESKYDNTFGFNIELRGLSSNYGLGTQQMLRSNILPYQNSL